The following are encoded together in the Ezakiella massiliensis genome:
- the pyrH gene encoding UMP kinase, with product MSTKNRVVLKLSGESMAGGKGTGIDMDFVYELAKSIKEGKTADNEIAIVVGGGNFWRGRDAKIIERATSDYMGMLGTVMNALALQSSLEKIGVETRVQTSIQMQEVAEPYIMRRAIRHLEKGRVVIFAAGTGNPYFSTDTTAALRAAEIGASSILVAKKGVDGVYSADPKIDPSATKFDSLTYSDILRLNLKILDSTATSLCMDNNIPLLVFGIDDTENITRALKGEEIGTIIRRNND from the coding sequence ATGTCAACGAAGAATAGAGTAGTATTAAAACTATCTGGCGAATCAATGGCTGGAGGAAAAGGTACTGGAATTGATATGGATTTTGTTTATGAATTAGCAAAATCTATCAAAGAAGGTAAGACAGCAGACAATGAAATTGCAATTGTTGTTGGTGGAGGCAATTTTTGGAGGGGCAGAGATGCCAAGATTATTGAAAGGGCAACCTCAGATTATATGGGTATGCTTGGAACAGTAATGAATGCTTTGGCACTTCAATCTTCTCTAGAAAAAATTGGTGTAGAAACCAGAGTTCAAACCTCTATACAAATGCAAGAAGTCGCAGAGCCTTATATTATGAGAAGGGCTATTCGTCATTTAGAAAAAGGAAGAGTAGTTATCTTCGCAGCTGGTACTGGTAATCCCTACTTCTCGACTGATACTACTGCTGCTTTGAGGGCTGCTGAAATTGGTGCTTCATCAATACTTGTTGCAAAAAAAGGTGTTGATGGTGTTTATTCAGCTGATCCAAAGATTGACCCAAGTGCTACTAAATTTGACAGCTTGACATACTCCGATATTTTAAGATTAAACTTAAAAATATTAGATTCCACTGCTACAAGCCTATGTATGGATAATAATATTCCTCTGCTTGTATTTGGAATTGACGACACAGAAAATATAACTAGAGCTCTAAAAGGCGAAGAAATTGGAACTATCATAAGGAGGAACAATGATTAA
- the frr gene encoding ribosome recycling factor: MNEIFKDAEDRMSKSVSVYKEDLSAVRAGRANPALLDRIDVDYYGVMTPIKQLSNISAPEPRLIVIQPFDANVIPEIEKAILASDLGLNPANDGKVVRLAIPQLTEERRKDLTKLVGKSSEEAKVNIRNIRRDLIDGIKKLEKDKEITEDDRKRSETEAQELTDKFIESIDKLTKEKEAELMEI; this comes from the coding sequence ATTAACGAAATTTTTAAAGATGCTGAAGACAGAATGTCAAAGTCAGTATCTGTTTATAAAGAAGATCTTTCAGCAGTTAGAGCTGGAAGAGCAAATCCTGCTTTGTTAGATAGAATTGATGTTGATTACTATGGCGTAATGACTCCAATTAAACAACTTTCAAATATATCTGCTCCAGAACCAAGGCTGATTGTAATTCAACCTTTCGATGCAAATGTTATCCCTGAAATTGAAAAGGCAATATTGGCATCTGATTTGGGACTAAACCCTGCTAATGATGGAAAGGTTGTTAGACTTGCAATCCCACAACTCACTGAGGAAAGACGTAAAGACTTAACAAAGCTTGTAGGAAAGTCAAGTGAAGAAGCTAAGGTTAATATTAGAAATATTCGTCGTGACCTGATTGATGGAATTAAAAAACTCGAAAAAGATAAAGAAATCACAGAAGACGATAGAAAGAGATCAGAAACTGAAGCTCAAGAGCTAACAGATAAATTTATTGAAAGTATTGATAAGCTTACAAAAGAAAAAGAAGCTGAACTGATGGAAATTTAA
- a CDS encoding copper amine oxidase N-terminal domain-containing protein: MSTNTKAVDQGTMDKLNKYPVVRKELKEFSRPITINLQKGDQVIRIDNKFKDGVRVLDGRTSIGVRDLVNAIEGAEVTWNQQNKIVDIVKDGKNIAYPLNRMAMYDGNAIVTMDTIAGVDPKISRTFVPIRNLAESLGYEVDWDNATSTVTLRTPGSKPIAKQQENTQAQKPQATVGKGGTAPVPYGPKKLDMTQSAGRKVVYTDKDGYNYLGFLPGEVVDNGDGTSTYFAGTNNAGYLHNPFKKVNSSPANPNFNVFGPNVGDSRVGTAVITKGNQIWDSIQKFQVGNSQRAGAYNKLYDEFKISLDCLKANEYFKGAGNTIFKGRKLNNSDSEKLDAFVKGNKWVDKSFYENAWYDATGIVDTRITGIGVHNRSGINTFTLSTNTNIAITSFIDIDGNMYAVNFDSEFSFPKEGYIVIDKLIVNTTYQNLVVDVPNIRIQAKDRGNFEEAFTLVTDNFADIEGAFYER, translated from the coding sequence ATGTCGACAAACACTAAGGCAGTTGACCAAGGAACTATGGACAAACTTAATAAATATCCAGTAGTTCGTAAAGAATTGAAAGAGTTTTCTAGACCAATCACCATTAACCTTCAAAAAGGTGATCAAGTAATAAGAATAGATAACAAATTCAAGGATGGTGTTCGAGTCTTAGACGGGCGAACAAGTATCGGTGTCAGAGACCTCGTAAATGCAATTGAAGGTGCAGAGGTAACTTGGAACCAACAAAATAAAATAGTAGACATCGTGAAAGATGGAAAGAACATCGCATACCCATTAAATAGAATGGCTATGTATGACGGAAATGCAATAGTAACAATGGATACCATCGCAGGGGTAGACCCAAAAATCAGCAGAACATTTGTTCCTATCAGAAACCTAGCAGAGTCATTAGGATATGAAGTAGATTGGGATAATGCAACTAGCACAGTTACATTACGTACTCCAGGCAGTAAACCAATTGCAAAACAACAAGAAAACACACAAGCACAAAAGCCACAAGCAACTGTAGGTAAGGGAGGAACAGCTCCAGTACCCTATGGACCAAAGAAACTTGATATGACTCAAAGTGCAGGTAGAAAAGTAGTTTACACTGATAAAGATGGTTATAACTATTTAGGATTCTTACCTGGAGAAGTAGTAGACAATGGTGACGGTACATCAACCTATTTCGCAGGAACAAACAATGCAGGTTACTTGCACAACCCTTTCAAGAAAGTAAATAGCAGTCCTGCTAATCCGAACTTTAATGTATTTGGTCCTAATGTCGGAGACAGTCGTGTGGGTACCGCAGTTATTACAAAAGGAAATCAAATATGGGATAGTATTCAAAAATTCCAAGTTGGAAACTCACAGAGGGCAGGGGCTTACAATAAATTATACGATGAATTTAAAATTTCATTAGACTGCTTAAAAGCTAATGAATATTTTAAAGGGGCCGGCAATACTATATTTAAGGGCAGAAAATTAAATAACTCCGACTCAGAAAAGCTAGATGCATTTGTAAAAGGTAATAAATGGGTTGACAAATCATTTTATGAAAATGCTTGGTATGATGCAACTGGTATAGTGGACACAAGAATAACAGGCATTGGAGTACATAATAGATCTGGAATTAATACATTCACTTTGTCAACCAATACTAACATTGCTATTACATCTTTTATTGATATAGATGGTAATATGTATGCCGTAAACTTTGATTCTGAGTTTAGCTTCCCAAAAGAAGGTTACATTGTGATTGATAAATTAATAGTTAATACAACTTACCAGAATTTAGTAGTAGATGTCCCAAATATCAGAATACAAGCAAAAGATAGAGGTAACTTTGAGGAGGCATTTACTTTGGTTACAGATAATTTTGCAGACATAGAAGGTGCTTTTTATGAAAGATAA
- the uppS gene encoding polyprenyl diphosphate synthase → MHIAIIMDGNGRWATKRGLPRAFGHRKGMQKVIESIEWADENDIKYLTLYAFSTENWKRPQNEVSFLMNLLIEYIDKELRNLHEKNAKVNIFGSLKELPEKCREKLEYAVDLTKNNTGLVVNFAINYSAWQDVIFATQKIVESGISAEKVDEDLIRKNLFTAGMPDPDFILRTGGELRLSNFMLMQAAYSEFIFRDLFWPDITWDDLDACLEEFNHRKRNFGGLK, encoded by the coding sequence TTGCACATAGCAATAATTATGGATGGCAATGGTAGGTGGGCTACAAAACGTGGTTTGCCAAGGGCTTTTGGTCATAGAAAAGGAATGCAAAAGGTAATCGAATCCATAGAGTGGGCTGATGAAAATGATATTAAATACTTGACCCTCTATGCTTTTTCAACAGAGAACTGGAAGAGGCCACAAAATGAAGTTTCTTTTTTGATGAACCTTTTGATTGAATATATAGATAAGGAGCTTAGAAATCTTCACGAAAAGAATGCCAAGGTAAATATTTTTGGAAGTTTAAAAGAGCTTCCAGAAAAGTGTCGCGAGAAACTTGAGTATGCTGTTGATTTGACAAAAAATAATACTGGCCTAGTAGTAAACTTTGCAATAAATTATTCTGCCTGGCAGGATGTAATTTTTGCCACACAAAAGATTGTAGAGTCAGGTATTAGCGCAGAAAAAGTTGATGAAGATTTGATTAGGAAAAATTTATTTACAGCTGGAATGCCAGATCCAGATTTTATTTTAAGGACTGGAGGAGAACTGCGTCTATCTAATTTTATGTTGATGCAAGCGGCTTATTCAGAATTTATTTTTAGGGATCTTTTTTGGCCAGATATTACATGGGATGATTTGGACGCTTGTCTTGAAGAGTTCAATCACAGAAAGAGAAATTTTGGGGGACTTAAGTAA
- a CDS encoding phosphatidate cytidylyltransferase has product MSTFKTRLITSIGIAIFYIGMYLLGSTLATIATSLIILGIIYELDKCFKTKGIKPYSIFLMGIVIFRFINSFLLFKYSSYHIDNILILAMLIYFIFDDSENKLMNVCASAFIYVYILILGRTFYTYQVFNSDRFLLIIAITTGADVFAYLGGSLLGKHKLMPKISPKKTIEGAVFGLLGGIGLGLLAGSLVLNLSVNFKSILVLLFASIMAEFGDLFASSVKRALGVKDFSNLLPGHGGLLDRFDSILFVAFALELFL; this is encoded by the coding sequence ATGAGCACATTTAAAACAAGGTTGATCACATCGATTGGAATAGCGATTTTTTATATAGGAATGTATTTACTGGGAAGCACTCTTGCAACAATAGCAACTAGCCTTATTATCCTGGGTATTATTTATGAGCTTGATAAGTGCTTTAAAACAAAGGGCATTAAGCCTTATAGTATTTTTTTGATGGGCATAGTAATCTTCAGATTTATAAATTCATTCCTGCTTTTTAAATACAGCTCTTATCATATAGATAATATTTTAATCTTAGCCATGCTGATTTATTTTATTTTTGACGATAGTGAAAACAAGCTTATGAATGTATGCGCAAGTGCCTTTATCTATGTATATATCCTCATCTTGGGTAGAACTTTCTATACTTATCAAGTATTTAATTCTGACAGATTTTTGTTAATTATTGCCATTACAACTGGTGCTGATGTTTTTGCTTACCTAGGTGGCAGCCTGCTTGGCAAACACAAACTCATGCCAAAAATCAGTCCTAAAAAGACAATTGAAGGTGCAGTTTTCGGCCTATTGGGTGGTATTGGACTTGGGTTACTTGCAGGTTCATTAGTATTAAACTTATCTGTTAATTTTAAAAGTATTTTAGTTTTATTGTTTGCATCAATTATGGCTGAATTTGGCGACCTATTTGCCTCATCCGTTAAAAGAGCATTGGGAGTTAAGGACTTTAGTAATCTTCTGCCAGGCCACGGAGGACTTTTGGATAGGTTTGATAGCATTTTATTTGTGGCATTTGCATTGGAGTTATTTTTATAA
- a CDS encoding YafY family protein: MNYSRVNLLGLLEILKKYSDENHILSIDQIQNYMEDEYGISPDRRSIYKAIDTLIDFGYDISKYKENGKGYFLRDRMFEASEISMLSDMIVNFKFLDIKYKKDIDRKLQSLLSVYKRKEYKDVTDTNPETIREIFLNIEILQEAILNKRKVSFVYLQYDLNKKLVPRKNELYVVNPLDLIVKNSKYYLICSKDPYTNISFYRLDLIKDLKILEESSLEIKDEDIKKQIENSIYAFSGSPEKIILRCKNEVIDYLIEEFGNNINIKKEDEEFFTAEFNGPTKGLVYWALQFLEYVEVVEPINVREEIIRILNNNSYKN, encoded by the coding sequence ATGAATTATTCAAGGGTTAATTTGTTGGGATTGTTAGAAATCTTAAAAAAATATTCTGATGAGAATCATATTTTATCCATTGATCAAATTCAAAACTATATGGAAGATGAATATGGTATAAGTCCTGATAGAAGGTCGATTTATAAAGCAATCGATACTTTAATTGACTTTGGATATGATATTTCAAAGTATAAAGAAAATGGTAAAGGATACTTTCTCAGGGACAGAATGTTTGAAGCAAGTGAAATATCGATGCTTTCTGATATGATTGTCAATTTTAAATTTCTTGATATCAAATACAAGAAAGATATTGATAGAAAATTACAAAGCTTATTATCAGTTTATAAACGCAAGGAATATAAAGATGTAACAGACACTAATCCAGAAACAATAAGAGAGATCTTTTTAAATATTGAGATTTTACAAGAAGCTATTTTAAATAAAAGAAAAGTATCGTTTGTTTATCTACAATATGATTTAAATAAGAAACTTGTACCAAGGAAAAACGAATTATATGTTGTAAATCCCTTAGACTTGATTGTAAAAAATAGCAAATATTACTTAATATGCTCCAAAGATCCGTATACCAACATTTCTTTTTATAGGTTGGATTTGATAAAAGATTTAAAAATTTTAGAAGAAAGTTCGTTGGAAATCAAGGATGAAGACATTAAAAAACAAATAGAAAATTCTATTTATGCATTTAGTGGTAGTCCAGAAAAAATTATTTTAAGATGTAAAAATGAAGTGATAGACTATCTGATAGAAGAGTTTGGAAATAATATCAATATTAAAAAAGAGGATGAGGAATTTTTTACGGCAGAATTTAATGGACCAACAAAAGGCTTGGTTTATTGGGCCTTACAATTTTTAGAATATGTAGAGGTTGTTGAACCAATAAATGTTAGGGAAGAGATAATAAGAATTTTAAATAACAATAGTTATAAGAACTAG
- the ispG gene encoding flavodoxin-dependent (E)-4-hydroxy-3-methylbut-2-enyl-diphosphate synthase translates to MTFQDFSEYKRRPTKKIKVGNVFVGGDAPISVQTMTNTITSDVDATVKQILECEGYGLDLVRAAINTKEDALAIKKIKEKINVPFIADIQYDYKLAMWAAENGADCIRINPGNMQDKEGLKSLVTLLNERDIPIRIGVNSGSIDTKIIDKFGGVNAKSLVESAFSEVKTLEDLNFTNIKVSIKSSDIYVAVAAYENFSKAMDYPLHLGITEAGPYEEGMVKSAIGMGILLHEGIGDTIRVSLTDDPYKEVIAGQNILKSLNLNAKGINLISCPTCARTNGQMIEMVKEFKDQMPNINGKLNVAIMGCSVNGPGEAREADIGIALMKNKVNLFKKGKIIRTLDKYMAVSELINEIKIMDDEAIN, encoded by the coding sequence ATGACTTTTCAAGATTTTAGTGAGTACAAGAGAAGGCCTACTAAAAAAATTAAAGTTGGTAATGTATTTGTAGGTGGAGACGCCCCTATAAGCGTTCAAACTATGACAAATACCATAACCTCTGATGTTGATGCTACTGTTAAGCAAATTTTAGAGTGCGAAGGCTACGGTTTGGACTTAGTTAGGGCAGCTATTAACACAAAAGAGGATGCTCTTGCCATTAAAAAAATTAAAGAAAAAATTAATGTACCTTTTATTGCAGATATCCAGTACGATTATAAGCTCGCTATGTGGGCCGCTGAAAATGGGGCTGATTGTATTAGGATAAATCCAGGCAACATGCAAGACAAAGAGGGTTTAAAATCCTTGGTTACCTTGCTAAATGAAAGGGATATTCCTATTAGAATTGGCGTTAATTCTGGATCTATTGACACGAAAATAATCGATAAATTTGGTGGAGTTAATGCAAAAAGCCTGGTTGAAAGTGCTTTTTCTGAGGTTAAGACCTTAGAAGATTTAAATTTTACAAACATCAAAGTTTCCATTAAATCTTCGGATATATATGTGGCTGTTGCAGCCTATGAAAATTTTTCTAAAGCCATGGACTATCCTCTTCACTTAGGGATAACTGAAGCTGGCCCATACGAAGAGGGAATGGTAAAATCAGCGATAGGAATGGGAATATTACTACACGAAGGCATTGGTGATACTATTAGAGTTAGTTTGACAGATGATCCTTATAAAGAGGTTATAGCTGGTCAAAATATTTTAAAGTCCCTTAATTTAAATGCCAAGGGAATTAATCTTATATCATGCCCAACTTGTGCAAGGACAAATGGACAGATGATTGAGATGGTTAAAGAATTTAAAGATCAAATGCCAAATATTAACGGAAAATTAAATGTTGCCATTATGGGTTGCAGCGTAAATGGTCCAGGAGAGGCCAGAGAGGCTGACATAGGAATTGCTCTTATGAAAAACAAGGTAAATCTTTTTAAGAAAGGGAAAATCATTAGAACTCTTGATAAGTATATGGCTGTTAGTGAATTGATCAATGAGATAAAAATAATGGATGATGAAGCTATTAATTGA
- a CDS encoding RIP metalloprotease, whose product MKFIYAFLILLGVITIHEFGHFIAARIVGVRVKEFSIGIGPKLYQKQGVETLFSIRALPLGGYCRFDDEEDEENLGFSYKSYDKVDYEDASNGKKLIILISGILMNMFTALLILFLMFSFYGYPSTYVEKIVPGSIAEEVGIQEGDHILKIDDIKVNTASELMATEVYKNKKYTLTVNRNGEELLIPIDSKDGKIGVYFAVRKNPGIAIKQSFATAGMFISEIFKAIKEIFVGKADNLMGIVGFVATVGTMQGVNLNVILMIIVNISISLAVFNILPIAPLDGGQILLVLIESIIGRKLRDKAKTIIMSIGIVFILYIFIRSLMNDFSRF is encoded by the coding sequence ATGAAATTTATCTACGCATTTTTAATTTTACTTGGCGTAATTACCATCCATGAGTTTGGGCATTTTATTGCAGCCAGAATTGTCGGAGTAAGGGTCAAGGAGTTTTCTATAGGAATTGGACCAAAATTATATCAAAAGCAGGGAGTGGAAACTTTATTTAGCATAAGAGCTCTGCCACTTGGTGGCTATTGCAGATTTGACGATGAGGAGGACGAAGAGAACCTTGGATTTTCTTATAAATCTTATGACAAAGTTGATTATGAGGATGCATCAAATGGCAAAAAGCTAATTATTTTAATAAGTGGTATTCTTATGAATATGTTTACTGCTTTATTAATTTTATTTTTGATGTTTTCTTTTTATGGATATCCTTCAACCTATGTTGAAAAAATTGTTCCAGGATCTATAGCAGAGGAAGTGGGCATCCAAGAAGGAGACCATATTTTAAAGATTGACGATATCAAAGTCAATACCGCAAGTGAACTAATGGCAACAGAAGTTTATAAAAATAAAAAATATACTCTGACTGTAAATAGAAATGGGGAAGAGCTTTTAATCCCAATAGACTCTAAGGATGGCAAGATTGGAGTTTATTTTGCAGTGAGAAAAAATCCTGGAATTGCCATTAAACAGAGTTTTGCTACAGCAGGCATGTTTATAAGTGAAATTTTTAAGGCCATCAAAGAGATTTTTGTCGGCAAGGCTGATAATTTGATGGGCATAGTCGGTTTTGTTGCCACAGTTGGCACAATGCAAGGGGTTAACTTAAATGTAATACTGATGATTATAGTAAATATCTCTATATCACTAGCAGTATTTAATATACTTCCTATAGCTCCACTAGATGGTGGACAAATTTTACTTGTATTAATTGAAAGTATAATCGGTAGAAAACTCAGAGACAAAGCCAAAACGATTATTATGAGTATTGGTATAGTTTTTATACTTTATATTTTTATAAGGAGTTTAATGAATGACTTTTCAAGATTTTAG